A genomic window from Cotesia glomerata isolate CgM1 linkage group LG7, MPM_Cglom_v2.3, whole genome shotgun sequence includes:
- the LOC123268985 gene encoding protein dispatched, giving the protein MEIWWFSRVVAHHPYAILSAVFVLSSTCLIVPLATNKFPDFTDPKMGFEARGTAVAQRLTAWMNLEKATGARGQLIDNPVEYYNYLLQSIKQNTTDSFNGTRTIPGIIRKKPKNKSKKKKYNKLSNETATNDGKDQWDELLKLKNNKNRPEHIHEVELNTQEEFFCHLPNSLYARVVIGSDNKDKNLWSLEGVLAQCHIDAMLRANPKFPYLCEKPTDHGSDSEKCCRSWSPANYVAFLSNRTSCLGVTESDLARVETLLKRCAYYYRNHHLTADCSEDFNCQKQVPAECYKHNNALYHLLHYLLDADFMSPDVIKNNSNATLEVAMLFLPMAASAKSLNFYKNIAIDGLEYGSFRVMGMELGLKDTLFDRLLVSDSSFLLSGFAFVTFCIWAYTSSIILTVSAILAVIFSLGISYAIYTLVIRINFFPFMNLLAIVVAVGIGADDAFIFCKIWEENKQEKISSGGMTKLVQKTLVHAVPSMLVTSLTTAVAFFASIVSNVTAINCFSLFSGMTVIANFFLMVTWLPASVVVSEHCRFVILSPANFMVRKIIRPLKITMGKVSVGFSNTLTKIVIGLRWLWLPILGAAALAGGMVVFNYPGLRLPDSPNFQLFDSSHQFERYDLLYKRKFWFEKLEMDGGEGLLPLRFVWGIKPVDNGNYLDPTSRGELEFDETFDISDKKSQVWLRKFCHNLRTQPFYHDTQGPLLSNCFIESFSTWMTRRCEDPGDPQLSRAPCCDVNSYPYKPHVLRRCVAEASADLYRTPHHLWTREGAVAGGIKYLKDSVKPTYLFNNNNNNTNNNNYNKNMPVPKIMVLIVEYDSTYSYSLSFAEMNEFYNKVETWMQQQLTTAPQGMKNGWFVSYLEFYELQRTLYEGTIWAMVVSMILALIVLALVTLNPLVSLYAILAIGGAILSTVAALVLLGWRLNVLESVTVSTAIGLAVDFSLHYSVSYRACKSEKRVDRVKRVLEQMGGPTLMAAATSGVSGALMLPSHVLAYIQIAIFLLLIMGVSWLYATFFLCPLLAVVGPSPEFAQFHYTRLKRLLPGFCGEDEQERKEDTSDSAGNSCRSGKGEWRRKNKSGCMLSESNLSTSSTVCQLHCPEVEIRLHGSESLPSPSSPLLYLDPNQTDSINVNVRRK; this is encoded by the exons atggaaATTTGGTGGTTTTCGCGAGTTGTTGCTCATCATCCTTATGCAATATTATCAGCGGTGTTTGTCCTATCATCGACATGCCTAATAGTTCCATTGGCCACTAATAAATTTCCAGATTTTACCGATCCAAAAATg GGATTTGAAGCACGTGGGACAGCAGTTGCTCAGAGATTGACTGCTTGGATGAACTTGGAAAAAGCAACTGGTGCTCGGGGACAACTTATTGACAATCCTgttgaatattataattatttattgcaatCAATTAAAcag AATACAACAGATTCTTTCAACGGAACAAGAACAATCCCGggaataattcgaaaaaagCCAAAAAACAAatccaaaaagaaaaaatacaacAAACTCTCTAATGAAACAGCAACTAACGACGGCAAAGACCAATGGGACGAGCTCCTGAAGctaaaaaacaacaaaaaccGACCGGAGCACATCCACGAAGTAGAACTCAACACCCAAGAGGAGTTTTTCTGCCACCTGCCGAATTCCTTGTACGCGAGAGTAGTAATCGGCTCGGACAATAAGGACAAGAACCTCTGGTCACTTGAGGGAGTTTTGGCGCAATGTCACATTGACGCGATGCTCCGAGCTAACCCAAAGTTTCCTTATCTCTGCGAAAAGCCCACAGATCACGGCTCGGACAGCGAGAAATGCTGCAGGAGCTGGTCGCCGGCTAACTACGTCGCTTTTCTGTCGAACCGCACTTCTTGTCTAGGTGTAACTGAATCTGATTTAGCCAGAGTCGAGACTTTGCTGAAGAGATGTGCTTATTATTACCGGAACCATCATTTGACAGCTGATTGTTCCGAGGACTTCAATTGCCAGAAGCAAGTTCCTGCTGAGTGCTACAAACACAACAACGCGCTGTATCATTTGCTTCATTATTTGCTGGACGCTGATTTTATGTCACCAGAT gTGATTAAAAACAACTCAAACGCAACCCTAGAAGTGGCGATGTTATTTCTGCCGATGGCTGCCAGCGCGAAGTCATTGAATTTCTACAAAAACATCGCGATAGACGGACTAGAATACGGAAGCTTCCGGGTGATGGGAATGGAGCTAGGTCTGAAAGACACTTTGTTCGACCGTCTTCTTGTTTCAGACTCCTCCTTTCTGTTATCTGGGTTCGCATTTGTCACCTTTTGCATCTGGGCTTACACAAGCTCAATTATTCTCACGGTATCGGCGATACTCGCGGTTATTTTTAGCCTGGGGATTTCATACGCTATTTATACTCTGGTCATCAGAATCAATTTCTTTccttttatgaatttattggCAATTGTCGTCGCTGTTG GAATCGGTGCGGATGACgcatttatattttgcaaaatATGGGAAGAAAACAAGCAGGAAAAAATATCCAGCGGCGGAATGACAAAGTTAGTACAGAAAACTTTGGTCCACGCTGTTCCGTCGATGCTGGTAACGTCGCTGACGACAGCTGTTGCCTTTTTTGCGTCAATTGTCAGCAATGTCACTGCTATCAACTGTTTCAG tttGTTTTCAGGCATGACTGTGATAGCAAATTTCTTTCTAATGGTAACATGGTTACCCGCGAGTGTCGTCGTATCCGAGCACTGTCGCTTTGTAATTTTATCACCAGCAAATTTTATGGTGCGAAAAATAATTCGCccgctaaaaattaccatggGAAAAGTCTCAGTGGGTTTCAGCAACACTCTAACAAAAATAGTAATTGGATTAAGATGGCTTTGGTTGCCAATATTAGGAGCAGCTGCACTGGCTGGTGGAATGGTTGTCTTCAATTATCCAGGATTACGCTTACCAGACTCCCCAAATTTCCAGTTATTCGACAGCTCTCATCAGTTTGAGCGATATGACCTTCTTTACAAGCGAAAattttggtttgaaaaattagaaatg GACGGCGGTGAAGGTCTACTGCCTCTCCGCTTCGTCTGGGGAATAAAGCCAGTTGACAACGGTAACTACCTAGATCCAACATCCCGAGGAGAACTCGAGTTCGACGAGACCTTCGACATATCTGACAAAAAGTCGCAGGTGTGGTTACGAAAATTCTGCCACAATTTACGAACCCAGCCATTTTACCACGACACGCAAGGCCCGTTGTTGTCAAACTGCTTCATCGAGTCCTTCAGCACCTGGATGACCCGCCGGTGCGAGGACCCAGGGGACCCTCAGCTCAGCAGAGCGCCTTGCTGCGACGTAAATTCTTATCCTTACAAGCCTCACGTGCTTCGGCGCTGCGTCGCTGAAGCAAGCGCGGATTTATACAGAACTCCTCACCACCTCTGGACTCGCGAGGGGGCTGTCGCCGGAGGGATCAAGTATTTAAAGGACTCCGTCAAGCCTACTTATCTcttcaacaataataacaacaatactaataacaataattataataaaaacatgCCAGTGCCAAAAATAATGGTGCTGATAGTTGAATACGACAGTACGTACTCCTACAGCCTATCTTTCGCAGAAATGAACGAGTTTTATAACAAAGTCGAGACGTGGATGCAGCAGCAGCTGACCACAGCGCCCCAGGGGATGAAGAACGGCTGGTTCGTCAGTTATTTGGAGTTCTACGAGCTCCAGAGGACTCTGTACGAAGGAACCATCTGGGCGATGGTAGTTTCGATGATCCTCGCGCTGATCGTCTTGGCGCTAGTGACGCTCAACCCGTTGGTCAGTCTGTACGCCATTTTGGCGATCGGCGGCGCCATTTTGTCGACAGTCGCCGCGCTGGTGCTTCTAGGCTGGAGACTGAATGTTTTAGAAAGCGTGACGGTCTCCACGGCGATAGGGCTTGCGGTAGACTTTAGTTTGCACTACAGCGTGAGCTACCGTGCGTGTAAGTCCGAGAAGAGAGTCGACCGGGTGAAGAGAGTCCTGGAGCAAATGGGAGGACCGACTTTGATGGCCGCGGCCACCAGCGGAGTCTCTGGGGCGCTAATGCTGCCTTCCCACGTGCTCGCTTATATCCAAATCGCGATTTTTTTGCTCCTAATTATGGGCGTAAGTTGGTTATACGCGACTTTCTTCCTCTGTCCGCTCCTGGCTGTGGTAGGACCTTCCCCGGAGTTCGCGCAGTTTCATTATACTAGGCTCAAGAGGCTCTTGCCTGGATTTTGTGGGGAAGATGAACAGGAGAGGAAGGAAGACACTAGTGATAGTGCTGGAAATAGCTGTAGAAGTGGGAAAGGCGAATGGAGAAGAAAAAACAAGTCTGGGTGCATGTTATCTGAGTCTAATCTAAGTACTTCCAGTACTGTTTGTCAGTTGCACTGTCCAGAGGTTGAGATTCGTCTTCATGGGTCGGAGTCCCTCCCCTCTCCCTCTTCCCCCTTGTTATATCTCGATCCTAATCAGACTGATTCTATCAATGTTAATGTTAGACGtaagtga